A genomic region of Canis aureus isolate CA01 chromosome 16, VMU_Caureus_v.1.0, whole genome shotgun sequence contains the following coding sequences:
- the LOC144286911 gene encoding uncharacterized protein LOC144286911 isoform X11, with product MGASPGSLNISVSLARPSAPLAWVSAPQSIMSRLCLSLFFIFTWQPSWLLGQAAPLPAWARRTSGPRRSPEPPEPPEPWSSHSSELLHESLQALTHPAEAGGGFNNLRSSAPAQISAPPKQLTETLVPFLDTDSNGELPPETDQYLNDKPTLHERLLQVVPALGDENQAIVLPPPLKSKMKTGDEPEDHQSLEILAPPLDSQGLNQRKFFVSSPNLDKDLVQHRRLAKVVIGTPNQFANKELLEQLQDDYSDSGMDIIYPEENRPMDFPGGPDQPPELPEELEISSLLQETPAGPLQSTVEEPEPFVPGVEAQAKHPESPEETETPPLLQDALSQPPEILKEAGNSVSPQEAPAEPSSTPEVQQEASAQPTEAPEEVEPWTPQEAPAQPPEEKVPPQEVNVPSLSQNEAQRPKLHNVTVKPVDLALTVTVTQPPQHPKKAEPAILQEQPAQPPELSLGEVEPIPTQQEHPAQPLEHHEVKVAPPGHHQVQQLNLPNITVKPAGVQVTVTPEPTTEVGPLPVQRESVTQPSVPLNVEPFATQHEAPTLPPQSPEENEHLSFQQETPTESPESPTQEKPPTQQETPVQTPGEVKPSTTQQDTLAQDSQAPEEGESPSTQEEALAQLPGTQEEKEPSPPQQEAPAELPQIPEEGEPSSIQEESQDHHAQTPEKAKPSSTQQEAPTQYPQASEEGEPSPAQEEAPTQFPQILVKSGFPEQHPAPAENVEPYPDQQGVPTQTGDLPEETELSPSQQWSSSLPQMPVVGVEPSPVQPEHQAQPPESSTDIVAQPPVHHEVTSSRLGPGEAQHPMLPNITAKPVDLEVFITPVPTKFEHAPGQQEASAQAPVPPEQVEFSPAQSELLFQSPETLEDEFPPGQQELIVKTPDPPKEMEPTSAQQEAPAEPSEPHKEIEPSSNEYTVSAHSPGPTEDVKPPTQPEVPAQPPVPQQVPAISPEPRQEVEPSATQQESPAQSLELADKVEPLPVSQKTPSQLLQFPEKVESSPVLQEAPSLPLEPLKEVELSPAQQVAQTQPSELPEKLESFPILQQASTQSPEPHQESEPSPAQPPEPSKEVEPQLPVHNEMTVPPQGQDQAQRSSLPSVTAKPVDLEFTVPPEPSTTLQQTLAPPEDPEVTLPHPEHVEAQSPNLSEVTVQPLDLELTITPEPITEVETSTMQETPGPPLEPPDESVMQPPMYREVTVPTPGQDQARHLLLPNVTVQPLDLELTLTPEPTTKVEHSTTVSKTTVPPKDMEVTFAHQEQVQAQHPILTEVTVQPLDLGLTITSEFTKEIELPQPMQETPIQLPEPPKEVTVAQSPVYQEETIPTPGWDQIQHPSSPSVTVQPLDLELTVSPEPTTEVEHSTALKKTIAPPKDVEVTFAHLEQVLSRRPNLTKVTVQPLDLELTITPASTTEIEPSPTMPLELPKELVAQPSIYQEAAVPTSAQDQAQHLWSPNVTTQPLALELTISPKPTTEVEQSTTLHQTTAPPKDLEVTFPPSEQVQVQHSTLNKVKVKPLDLGLTITPEPTTETKPSPTMQETPTQPPEPPKEVVVQYPFHQEGTVPTLGQDQAPYPTLPSVTVHPVDMGLTMTSEPTTQVEGSTTTKTTTPPPKDLEMTLAHLEQIQRQHPNLTEVTVPPMDLEITVTAGSNMEVEPSPARQETPTQPPEPPKEVKVQYPFHQEVMSPTPSKGEVQHPESPSITFHNGGLGLTITPEPITEAKHSATTKKTTAPSPADLEVTLAHRERVQSQQPNLTKVTVPPMDLEITVSHQPESSESVLPPTTQPSVVHFAKYFPEKAYTTFTEQPEQSVTTNVNICELCTCKDETLSCTGFSPKQRLRRVPVPEPNTDNNTFTILNFQGNAISYIEENTWKPYRWTEKLILSENYLTELHKDSFEGLLSLQYLDLSCNKIQSIERRTFEPLPFLKFINVSCNVLTEVSFGTFQAWHGMQFLHKLILSHNPLTTVEDSYLFKLPALKYLDMGTTQVSLSTIESILMMTLELEKLILPSRMSCCLCQLKNNIEVVCKTVKLHCDGECLTNATRCDEKASIMNVEGSFMKVLKARKKSTSTELTIEPEKASSDKNGIGLSAFMNEQLDFNDESDVISALNYILPYFSEGNVEDVESTLLPFIKTLFSNVQDGDKPVGYLKNNTKSPSLEPGPNNSTYKNKLRKLSFLENLLDAEIQEKIDEVKKKEKTAMLIPPGILGPKFKKLETAQGQEKTLPKSKNLRKRWFRKNSVLKGPKDPQKRHYKEVDVQSTQGKQSAQSFVKNMAKERRLSGPSPRELEELHMAQRPRKLVGNSVHTESSFIKEHKAAASSFPKQNIMGKPSASTAPKSLPKVKTKSEDSTYPIVVLEDANARVREMEASRPVSHSGKKYIFHKIRSRIVQRTPKTKKSKKFRKKNSLSNRLMPAQRPPLPAVRSLIDSPSQEAISSSEKRIQENPFPELFTLSEPSKENTTVENTTAQNASEEIISPGSTTVSEQTPPEFTNRRNLSNTYSTTTRDNFVPTVKQTNETQWEYHNLVTDLPPKPTGFSVAKLSSAGDLFEIQLNQQLRSLIPNNDVRRLISHVIRTLKMDCSETNVQLACAKLISRTGLLMKLLSEQQEVKVSKAEWDTDQWKTENYINESTEAQSEQKEQKSSEPTKEVPGYGYNNKLILAISVTVVVMILIIVFCLIEVCPGHFRS from the exons ATGGGGGCGTCACCGGGCTCCCTGAACATTTCGGTTTCTCTGGCGAGACCGAGCGCCCCACTGGCTTGGGTCTCTGCTCCGCAGAGTATCATGTCCAGGCTttgcctctcccttttttttatttttacctggcAACCGTCGTGGTTGTTGGGCCAGGCAGCTCCGCTTCCCGCGTGGGCCCGTCGGACCTCCGGCCCTCGGAGATCCCCGGAACCCCCGGAACCCCCGGAACCCTGGTCTTCGCACTCTTCTGAACTCCTGCATGAATCGCTCCAGGCACTTACCCACCCCGCAGAGGCGGGGGGGGGCTTTAATAACTTGAGGTCCTCTGCTCCAGCCCAGATATCGGCCCCGCCTAAGCAGTTGACTGAGACTTTGGTTCCATTCCTGGACACGGATTCAAATGGTGAGCTGCCCCCAGAGACAGATCAGTATCTGAATGACAAGCCAACCCTGCACGAAAGGCTCTTACAAGTGGTTCCAGCGTTGGGTGATGAGAATCAGGCCATAGTTCTACCTCCTCCActcaaaagtaagatgaaaaCTGGAGATGAGCCAGAAGATCACCAGTCATTGGAAATACTTGCTCCACCTCTGGACAGTCAGGGTTTAAACCAAAGAAAGTTTTTTGTTTCATCCCCAAACCTGGACAAAGATCTAGTTCAGCATCGAAGGCTTGCCAAAGTTGTTATTGGAACTCCAAACCAATTTGCAAATAAAGAGCTCCTAGAACAACTGCAGGACGATTATTCAGATTCTGGTATGGATATCATATACCCTGAGGAAAACCGACCAATGGATTTCCCAGGGGGACCAGATCAACCCCCAGAGCTCCCTGAGGAGCTTGAAATTTCTTCACTCCTGCAGGAGACCCCTGCAGGACCTCTCCAGTCCACTGTAGAGGAACCTGAACCTTTTGTGCCTGGAGTGGAGGCCCAGGCCAAGCATCCAGAGTCCCCTGAAGAGACAGAAACACCTCCACTTCTTCAGGACGCTCTATCTCAGCCTCCAGAGATCCTTAAGGAAGCTGGAAATTCTGTAAGCCCACAGGAGGCCCCAGCTGAACCTTCAAGTACCCCTGAAGTCCAACAGGAAGCCTCAGCTCAACCTACAGAGGCACCTGAGGAAGTAGAACCTTGGACCCCTCAGGAGGCCCCAGCTCAGCCACCAGAGGAGAAGGTACCACCTCAGGAGGTAAATGTGCCATCTCTGAGTCAGAATGAAGCTCAGCGGCCAAAATTACACAATGTCACTGTTAAACCTGTAGATTTGGCACTTACTGTAACTGTGACTCAGCCTCCACAGCACCCCAAGAAGGCTGAGCCTGCAATCCTGCAAGAACAACCAGCTCAGCCACCAGAGCTGTCTTTGGGGGAGGTGGAACCTATTCCAACCCAGCAGGAGCACCCAGCTCAACCTCTAGAGCATCATGAGGTGAAAGTTGCACCTCCAGGTCACCATCAGGTTCAACAGTTAAACCTGCCCAATATCACTGTTAAACCTGCAGGCGTGCAGGTTACTGTAACACCAGAACCCACTACAGAGGTGGGACCTTTGCCAGTTCAACGTGAGTCTGTCACTCAGCCCTCTGTGCCCCTTAATGTGGAACCTTTTGCAACCCAGCATGAAGCCCCAACTCTGCCTCCACAGTCCCCTGAGGAGAATGAACATTTGTCATTTCAACAGGAGACTCCAACTGAGTCCCCAGAATCTCCCACACAGGAGAAACCTCCAACACAGCAGGAGACCCCTGTTCAGACCCCTGGAGAGGTTAAACCTTCCACAACCCAGCAGGACACCCTGGCTCAGGATTCACAGGCTCCTGAGGAGGGTGAATCACCTTCAACCCAGGAGGAGGCCCTGGCTCAACTTCCAGGGACTCAGGAAGAGAAGGAACCTTCTCCACCCCAGCAGGAGGCCCCTGCTGAGCTTCCACAAATCCCTGAGGAGGGTGAACCTTCCTCAATACAGGAGGAGAGCCAGGATCATCATGCACAGACTCCTGAGAAAGCTAAACCTTCTTCAACCCAGCAGGAGGCCCCAACCCAGTATCCACAGGCCTCTGAGGAGGGAGAACCATCTCCAGCTCAGGAAGAGGCTCCCACTCAATTTCCACAAATTCTTGTGAAGAGTGGGTTTCCAGAACAACATCCAGCCCCTGCTGAAAATGTTGAACCTTATCCAGATCAGCAGGGAGTACCAACACAGACTGGAGATCTTCCTGAAGAAACTGAACTTTCTCCAAGCCAGCAGTGGAGCTCATCTCTGCCTCAGATGCCTGTCGTAGGTGTAGAACCTTCTCCAGTCCAGCCTGAGCACCAGGCTCAGCCTCCAGAGTCCTCTACAGATATTGTAGCTCAGCCTCCAGTACATCATGAGGTGACATCCTCACgtctaggtcctggtgaagctCAGCATCCAATGTTGCCCAATATCACAGCAAAACCTGTAGATCTGGAGGTTTTCATAACTCCAGTGCCCACTAAGTTTGAACATGCTccagggcagcaggaggcctCTGCTCAAGCTCCAGTTCCCCCTGAGCAGGTTGAATTTTCTCCAGCCCAGTCCGAGCTTCTTTTCCAGTCTCCAGAGACCCTTGAAGATGAATTTCCTCCAGGCCAACAAGAACTCATAGTAAAGACTCCAGACCCTCCTAAGGAGATGGAACCTACTTCAGCCCAACAGGAGGCCCCAGCTGAGCCATCAGAGCCCCATAAGGAGATTGAACCATCTTCAAATGAGTACACAGTCTCAGCTCATTCTCCAGGGCCCACTGAAGACGTCAAGCCTCCAACCCAACCAGAGGTTCCAGCTCAGCCTCCTGTTCCCCAGCAGGTCCCAGCTATATCTCCTGAGCCCCGACAGGAGGTAGAGCCTTCTGCCACACAACAGGAATCCCCAGCCCAGTCTTTAGAACTTGCTGACAAAGTGGAACCTCTTCCAGTCTCTCAAAAGACCCCTTCTCAGCTTCTACAGTTTCCTGAGAAGGTGGAATCCTCTCCAGTCCTGCAAGAAGCTCCATCTCTACCTCTAGAGCCCCTTAAGGAGGTAGAACTTTCTCCAGCCCAACAGGTGGCACAGACTCAGCCTTCAGAGCTCCCTGAGAAGCTAGAGTCATTTCCAATTCTGCAGCAGGCTTCAACTCAGTCTCCAGAGCCCCATCAAGAGTCAGAACCTTCTCCAGCTCAGCCTCCAGAGCCATCTAAGGAGGTTGAACCACAACTTCCAGTCCATAACGAGATGACAGTTCCACCTCAAGGACAAGATCAAGCTCAGCGTTCAAGCTTGCCCAGTGTCACTGCTAAACCTGTTGACTTGGAGTTTACTGTACCTCCAGAGCCTTCTACAACCCTGCAGCAGACTCTAGCTCCTCCAGAGGATCCAGAGGTGACACTTCCACATCCAGAACATGTTGAGGCTCAGAGTCCAAATTTGTCTGAAGTCACAGTTCAACCTTTAGATCTGGAGCTTACCATAACACCAGAACCCATTACAGAGGTTGAAACTTCAACCATGCAAGAGACTCCAGGTCCTCCTTTAGAGCCACCTGACGAGTCTGTAATGCAGCCTCCCATGTATCGGGAGGTGACAGTTCCAACTCCAGGTCAGGATCAAGCTCGGCATCTATTGTTACCCAATGTAACGGTTCAGCCTTTGGACTTGGAGCTTACCCTAACTCCAGAACCCACCACAAAAGTTGAACATTCTACAACCGTGAGTAAAACTACTGTTCCTCCAAAGGACATGGAAGTGACATTTGCACATCAAGAGCAGGTTCAAGCTCAGCATCCAATCTTGACTGAAGTCACAGTTCAGCCTTTGGACCTGGGGCTTACCATAACTTCAGAATTCACTAAGGAGATTGAACTTCCTCAACCTATGCAGGAGACTCCAATCCAGCTTCCAGAGCCACCTAAGGAGGTTACTGTAGCTCAATCTCCAGTATATCAGGAGGAGACCATTCCAACACCAGGTTGGGATCAAATTCAGCATCCATCATCACCCAGTGTAACAGTTCAACCTTTGGACCTGGAGCTTACTGTAAGTCCAGAACCCACTACAGAAGTTGAACATTCTACAGCCCTGAAAAAGACTATAGCTCCTCCAAAAGACGTGGAGGTGACATTTGCACATCTCGAGCAGGTTCTGTCTCGCCGTCCAAACTTGACTAAGGTCACAGTTCAACCTTTGGACCTGGAACTTACCATAACTCCAGCATCCACTACAGAGATTGAACCTTCTCCAACCATGCCTCTAGAGCTGCCTAAGGAACTTGTAGCTCAACCTTCCATATATCAAGAGGCAGCAGTTCCAACGTCAGCTCAGGATCAAGCTCAGCACCTGTGGTCACCAAATGTGACAACACAACCTTTGGCCCTAGAGCTTACCATAAGTCCAAAACCCACTACAGAGGTTGAACAGTCTACAACTCTGCATCAGACTACAGCTCCTCCAAAGGACCTTGAGGTGACATTTCCACCATCAGAGCAGGTTCAGGTTCAGCATTCAACCTTAAATAAAGTCAAAGTTAAACCTTTGGACTTGGGGCTTACCATAACTCCAGAACCTACTACAGAGACCAAACCTTCTCCAACCATGCAAGAGACCCCAACTCAGCCTCCAGAGCCACCTAAGGAGGTTGTAGTTCAATATCCATTCCATCAGGAGGGGACAGTTCCAACCCTAGGTCAGGATCAAGCTCCGTATCCAACTTTACCCAGTGTCACAGTTCATCCTGTGGACATGGGACTTACCATGACTTCAGAACCTACTACCCAGGTTGAAGGTTCTACAACCACCAAGACTACAACTCCCCCTCCAAAGGACCTTGAGATGACGCTTGCGCATCTCGAGCAGATTCAGAGGCAACATCCAAACCTGACTGAAGTCACTGTTCCACCTATGGACCTGGAAATTACTGTAACTGCAGGATCCAATATGGAAGTTGAACCTTCTCCAGCCAGGCAAGAGACCCCAACTCAGCCTCCAGAGCCACCTAAGGAGGTTAAAGTTCAATATCCATTTCATCAGGAAGTGATGAGTCCAACTCCAAGTAAGGGTGAAGTCCAGCATCCAGAATCACCCAGCATCACATTTCATAATGGGGGCTTGGGGCTTACCATTACTCCAGAACCTATTACAGAGGCTAAACATTCTGCAACCACGAAGAAGACTACAGCTCCTTCTCCAGCGGACCTTGAGGTGACACTTGCACATCGAGAGCGTGTTCAGAGTCAACAGCCAAACCTGACTAAAGTCACTGTTCCACCTATGGACTTGGAAATTACTGTAAGTCACCAACCAGAGTCATCTGAGTCGGTTCTCCCCCCAACGACTCAGCCCTCAGTGGTGCATTTTGCAAAATACTTCCCAGAAAAGGCATATACAACTTTCACTGAGCAGCCAGAACAGAGTGTTACCACAAATGTCAACATATGTGAGCTCTGTACCTGCAAAGATGAGACGCTATCGTGTACTGGTTTCAGCCCAAAGCAGAGGCTCCGCAGAGTGCCTGTGCCAGAGCCCAACACGGACAACAACACCTTCACCATCTT AAATTTCCAAGGAAACGCTATTTCTTACATTGAGGAGAATACATGGAAGCCATACCGTTGGACTGAGAAATT aattctcAGTGAAAATTATTTGACTGAATTACATAAGGACTCATTTGAAGGCCTGCTATCCCTACAGTATTT AGATTTATCCTGCAATAAGATACAATCTATTGAAAGACGGACATTTGAACCACTACCTTTTTTGAAGTTTAT aaatgttAGTTGCAATGTACTGACAGAAGTGAGCTTTGGAACATTTCAGGCCTGGCATGGAATGCAGTTTTTACATAAGCt AATTCTCAGTCATAACCCTCTGACAACTGTTGAAgattcatatctttttaaattgccagcattaaaatattt AGACATGGGAACAACACAGGTGTCACTTTCAACAATTGAGAGCATTCTCATGATGACCCTTGAATTGGAAAAACT GATATTACCTAGCCGTATGTCCTGTTGTCTCTGCCAACTCAAAAATAATATTGAGGTTGTTTGCAAGACAGTCAAGCTGCATTGTGACGGTGAATGTTTGACAAATGCCACACGTTGTG ATGAAAAAGCATCTATAATGAATGTAGAAGGATCATTCATGAAGGTATTAAAAGCCCGGAAGAAGAGTACCAGTACTGAGCTGACAATTGAGCCAGAGAAGGCATCCTCAGACAAAAATGGCATCGGTCTGTCAGCCTTTATGAATGAGCAGTTAGACTTTAATGATGAAAGTGATGTTATCAGTGCGCTGAATTACATATTACCTTATTTCTCAGAGGGAAATGTAGAAGATGTAGAATCAACATTACTACCATTCATTAAAACTCTGTTTTCAAATGTTCAAGATGGAGACAAGCCTGTGGGTTACttgaaaaacaacacaaagaGCCCTTCTCTTGAACCTGGACCCAACAATTcaacttacaaaaataaactgaggaaACTCTCTTTCCTGGAAAATTTGTTAGAtgcagaaattcaagaaaaaattgatgaggtaaaaaagaaagaaaaaactgccatGCTTATACCTCCCGGGATTTTAGGTCCCAAATTTAAGAAATTGGAAACTGCCCAAGGACAGGAAAAGACCCTTCCCAAGTCTAAGAATTTACGGAAGAGGTGGTTTAGAAAAAACAGTGTTCTCAAGGGCCCCAAGGACCCACAGAAAAGGCACTACAAGGAAGTGGACGTTCAGAGCACCCAAGGGAAACAGAGTGCCCAGTCATTTGTGAAGAACATGGCCAAAGAAAGAAGGCTCAGTGGACCATCCCCAAGGGAGCTGGAGGAGCTTCACATGGCCCAGAGGCCCAGGAAATTAGTGGGAAACTCCGTCCACACAGAGTCTTCATTCATAAAGGAGCACAAGGCAGCAGCCTCTTCTTTCCCGAAGCAAAACATAATGGGCAAGCCTTCTGCCTCCACTGCTCCAAAATCCCTACCTAAGGTGAAAACCAAATCAGAAGACTCAACCTACCCCATTGTTGTTTTAGAAGATGCGAATGCTAGAGTTAGGGAAATGGAGGCTTCCAGACCAGTCTCGCATtctggaaaaaagtatattttccataaaattcgCTCACGTATAGTCCAAAGAACACCCAagaccaaaaaaagtaaaaagttcagaaagaaaaactcactCTCGAATAGATTGATGCCTGCACAGAGGCCTCCATTGCCTGCCGTCAGGAGCCTCATCGATTCCCCTTCACAGGAGGCTATTTCATCTTCAGAAAAACGAATTCAGGAAAATCCTTTTCCAGAATTATTTACTCTTTCAGAACCTTCTAAAGAAAACACTACTGTAGAAAACACTACTGCACAGAATGCttctgaagaaattatttctcCAGGAAGCACTACTGTATCAGAACAAACTCCCCCTGAATTCACAAACCGTAGGAATCTTTCCAATACATATTCTACTACCACCAGAGACAACTTTGTGCCGACTGTTAAACAAACCAATGAAACACAATGGGAATACCACAACTTGGTCACTGACTTGCCCCCAAAGCCCACAGGCTTCAGTGTTGCAAAGCTCTCATCCGCAGGTGATCTATTTGAAATTCAGCTAAACCAGCAGCTACGGTCCCTCATCCCGAATAATGACGTGAGAAGGCTCATTTCTCATGTTATCCGGACTTTGAAAATGGACTGCTCTGAGACCAATGTGCAACTGGCCTGTGCCAAGCTTATCTCCAGAACAGGCCTCCTGATGAAGCTTCTCAGCGAGCAGCAGGAAGTAAAGGTGTCCAAGGCAGAGTGGGATACAGACCAATGGAAGACTGAGAACTATATCAATGAGAGCACAGAAGCCCAGAGTGAACAGAAAGAGCAGAAGTCAAGTGAG ccaACAAAAGAAGTTCCAGGTTATGGCTATAACAACAAACTCATCTTGGCAATATCTGTGACTGTAGTAGTAATGATTTTGATTATAGTTTTCTGTCTCATTGAG